A part of Thermocrinis albus DSM 14484 genomic DNA contains:
- the ispD gene encoding 2-C-methyl-D-erythritol 4-phosphate cytidylyltransferase yields the protein MISVILLAAGQGKRLGFKKQFVKLGGKPLYMHSLEKVLGIFDEVILVLPKEDLGRVELPTGVKKVAGGEERQDSVLEGLLEAKGDIVIIHDCARPFATTEMFRKVAQLEGVEGKITAIPVRDTIKQVSEGMVIKTLDRSALWHAQTPQGFIKKVLLECHFRARNEGVVATDDSALLERYGYKVGVVMGSPLNIKITYPEDLDLAKQLCAVCNP from the coding sequence ATGATAAGTGTCATCTTACTGGCAGCAGGTCAGGGAAAGAGGTTAGGTTTTAAAAAGCAGTTTGTCAAACTGGGTGGTAAACCTCTGTACATGCACTCTTTGGAAAAAGTCTTAGGTATCTTTGATGAGGTGATACTGGTTTTACCTAAGGAGGATCTTGGGAGGGTGGAGCTGCCTACAGGCGTAAAAAAGGTGGCTGGAGGTGAAGAGAGACAGGACTCGGTCCTGGAGGGCCTTCTGGAAGCTAAGGGAGATATAGTGATCATACACGACTGTGCTCGTCCTTTTGCCACCACTGAGATGTTCAGGAAGGTGGCCCAGCTGGAAGGAGTGGAGGGAAAGATAACCGCCATACCCGTAAGAGATACCATCAAACAGGTGAGCGAGGGGATGGTGATAAAAACCTTGGACAGGTCAGCCCTGTGGCACGCTCAGACACCTCAGGGGTTTATAAAAAAAGTCCTTCTAGAATGCCACTTTAGAGCAAGGAACGAGGGTGTGGTGGCCACCGACGATTCTGCTCTGCTGGAAAGGTATGGTTACAAGGTGGGTGTCGTCATGGGAAGTCCCCTCAACATAAAGATCACCTATCCCGAGGATTTAGATCTGGCTAAGCAGCTCTGCGCTGTGTGTAATCCATAA
- a CDS encoding MFS transporter — MWDKKTAYRFIFLMGIVSLCMDIVYEGARSVLGQFMATLGASAIAVGVVAGVGEALGYFLRFLFGYLADRLRLYWFFTFLGYFLTGLSVPSMSLAVTWYHVALLTFMERLGKAIRNPARDTLLSYATATVGHGRGFGLHEFVDQLGAVSGPLLVAVLLGVTGSYRSSLALLILPALISLALLWVAYRSFPYETPRRETDQLRTSFPRTFFIYVLYVFVFSMSSVPFALIGYHLKTHLHAQDIHIPLAYSLAMAVDAVSALVLGIVFDRIGMRSLILGMLVSIPSVPIVFLTGHTWWWVGVVLWGAGIGLQESLLRSVIPHLTPHTRRGTAYGLLHASLGFGSFLGGLLLGKLYERSVVQMVIFSLALQFVSLLLLLVMDYTQRRAA, encoded by the coding sequence ATGTGGGATAAGAAGACGGCTTACCGCTTTATCTTTCTTATGGGTATCGTTAGCCTTTGTATGGACATAGTTTACGAAGGAGCTAGGAGTGTTCTCGGGCAGTTCATGGCTACTCTAGGTGCCAGTGCCATTGCGGTGGGGGTTGTGGCCGGTGTAGGTGAGGCCCTAGGCTACTTCCTGAGATTCCTTTTTGGATATCTTGCCGATAGGCTCAGGTTGTACTGGTTTTTCACCTTTCTTGGGTACTTTCTAACAGGACTCTCTGTTCCCTCTATGAGTCTCGCAGTTACGTGGTATCACGTAGCTTTACTGACCTTTATGGAACGTTTGGGAAAGGCAATAAGGAATCCAGCGCGAGATACTCTTTTGTCCTATGCCACCGCTACTGTGGGTCATGGTCGTGGCTTCGGCCTTCATGAGTTTGTGGATCAATTAGGAGCCGTAAGTGGACCTCTGCTGGTGGCCGTTCTCTTAGGTGTTACCGGCAGTTATAGGAGTAGTCTCGCTCTTCTTATACTTCCTGCTCTTATATCCCTTGCCCTTCTATGGGTAGCCTACCGTAGTTTTCCCTATGAAACACCACGGCGGGAGACAGACCAGTTAAGAACAAGCTTTCCCAGAACCTTCTTCATCTATGTCCTGTACGTGTTTGTGTTTAGTATGTCCTCCGTACCGTTCGCCCTTATAGGTTATCACTTAAAGACTCATCTGCATGCGCAGGACATTCATATACCGTTGGCTTACTCTCTCGCCATGGCAGTTGATGCGGTATCCGCCCTCGTGTTGGGTATAGTCTTTGACCGTATAGGAATGCGTTCTCTTATACTGGGAATGCTGGTAAGCATACCTTCTGTACCTATCGTGTTTCTTACGGGACATACCTGGTGGTGGGTGGGTGTAGTTCTGTGGGGTGCAGGTATAGGGTTGCAGGAGTCACTACTCAGATCAGTGATCCCTCACCTAACACCCCATACTAGGAGAGGTACGGCCTACGGTCTGCTTCACGCCTCTCTGGGTTTTGGTTCCTTTCTTGGAGGTCTTTTACTGGGCAAACTTTACGAAAGGTCTGTGGTTCAAATGGTTATCTTCTCTTTGGCATTACAGTTTGTATCCCTACTTCTGCTTCTGGTTATGGATTACACACAGCGCAGAGCTGCTTAG
- the dnaX gene encoding DNA polymerase III subunit gamma/tau: protein MYIPFARKYRPKKFSQVVGQETAKRVILNAVRLGKLHHAYLFSGPRGTGKTTLARILTRAVNCLNPQEGEPCGECENCVAIDKGSFPDLVEMDAASNRGIDDIRNLKDAVSYTPLKGKYKVYILDEAHMLTKEAFNALLKTLEEPPPRTIFVLCTTEYEKIPPTILSRCQRIVFSKLEEDLVVSHLFYICREEGLNCEEKALRIIARASDGAMRDALSLLDQAATYGEGNVSEQVVEEFLGIVSQEKVREFLLLLLEGDVDTALARLRDLHSRGFSITKFWDSLEEEIRNLILIKSLKNPHQVLQVEEFHRKVTAPLNALLYLEKVISSARLDARYRDFLRACELAIIKSKLVRDILPLSELLNIGKVSDISPSLWQQLKSSLSSFDVAALERLRREEKEGKLIFYGTKEDLKVVEMEKIKARFPFVEFVEEGKKEEEGEIPPFVQKVKETFTAKVIKHERDKGKGLFG, encoded by the coding sequence ATGTACATACCTTTTGCCAGAAAGTACAGACCCAAGAAGTTCTCTCAAGTGGTAGGTCAGGAGACCGCTAAAAGGGTAATTCTCAACGCCGTTAGGCTGGGAAAACTTCACCACGCTTATCTTTTCTCAGGGCCCAGAGGGACAGGTAAAACCACCTTGGCCAGGATCTTAACGAGAGCCGTCAACTGTCTGAACCCTCAGGAAGGTGAACCCTGCGGTGAGTGTGAGAACTGTGTGGCTATAGATAAGGGTAGCTTTCCTGATCTGGTGGAGATGGACGCTGCCTCCAACAGAGGTATAGATGATATAAGAAATCTCAAAGATGCTGTCTCTTACACGCCTCTGAAGGGAAAGTACAAAGTGTACATATTGGACGAAGCTCATATGCTTACCAAAGAGGCCTTCAACGCACTTCTGAAGACCTTAGAAGAACCACCACCAAGAACCATCTTCGTTCTTTGCACTACCGAGTACGAGAAGATACCTCCCACCATACTGTCTAGGTGCCAGCGTATAGTCTTCAGTAAACTGGAGGAAGATCTGGTGGTCTCTCATCTGTTTTACATATGTAGGGAGGAAGGGTTAAACTGTGAAGAAAAAGCACTACGCATCATAGCCCGTGCCAGTGATGGTGCGATGCGTGATGCTCTATCTCTACTGGACCAGGCGGCCACTTACGGAGAAGGTAATGTGTCAGAGCAGGTGGTGGAAGAGTTCTTGGGTATAGTCTCCCAAGAGAAAGTGAGGGAGTTTCTCCTCCTTTTGTTGGAAGGTGACGTAGATACAGCTCTTGCGAGACTTAGAGATCTTCACAGTAGAGGTTTCAGTATAACCAAGTTCTGGGACAGTCTTGAGGAGGAGATAAGGAACCTTATACTGATAAAGAGTCTGAAAAACCCCCATCAAGTTCTTCAGGTAGAAGAGTTTCACAGAAAGGTCACCGCTCCCCTCAACGCCCTCCTTTACCTGGAAAAGGTGATAAGCTCAGCACGATTGGATGCAAGATACAGGGACTTTCTGCGCGCCTGTGAGCTGGCCATAATAAAGAGTAAGTTGGTAAGGGATATCCTTCCCCTTTCGGAACTCCTCAACATAGGCAAGGTATCTGATATCTCACCTAGCCTGTGGCAGCAGTTAAAGAGCAGCTTATCCTCCTTTGATGTAGCTGCCCTTGAGAGATTGAGAAGAGAGGAGAAAGAGGGTAAACTGATCTTTTACGGAACCAAAGAGGACCTTAAGGTTGTGGAGATGGAGAAAATAAAGGCGCGTTTTCCCTTTGTGGAGTTCGTAGAGGAGGGCAAAAAAGAGGAAGAGGGAGAAATCCCTCCTTTTGTACAGAAAGTAAAGGAAACCTTCACTGCCAAGGTGATAAAGCATGAAAGGGATAAGGGGAAGGGTCTTTTTGGTTAA
- a CDS encoding CBS domain-containing protein: MKLVILEEGADLDALSSAYGVLLLYPDAYLLKPTSLSQKASLVFKEKRDKFRVVESLPERFQLILVDTHHVEEILQSIGPDKVEEVWVYDHHPTEKIYPGEIQPVGSTTTLIVEEILRKGVQITPEDATLLALGIYEDTGNLTYEGTTYRDAMALAWLLQKGASLREIRRYTQEFLSREHLEILYKNLHSVEHLFIGDKKVSVLLLKGEEYTPGIVPLVYRLEDIRDSSAFFVLVEAGSRVYLLGRSIKGDLDVSHVLEKFGGGGHSFAGAVKLEDISAERMKALLVSILKGEWVPLRVRDIMSTPPFVLHKDTPIQLALAELSERNFAGAPVVDDMGKLVGVIYKKTLLKAVKLFPDKPVSEFMILDFHTLSPDDFVWKTEKILSTFGEKLIPVVEGDNLVGVVTRLDLIHTISRQIDTLKPYQKRLQLPEHLKELAERTGQMCKELGFRCYLVGGVVRDLLLGKRVWDIDFVVEGDAIKLAQRLAQYYNVNLHPFPQFGTVHLKIKDIKVELATTRRETYPHPGAYPVVEPASLKEDLLRRDFTINAMAVSVMEEDFGTLIDYFGGLRDLKEGLIRILHPMSFVEDPVRILRALRFAGRFGFKLSKSTEKALLHAVSGGFLSKAPVGRLMNELRLALREERFIEILYLYKKYGVLQHLLPDIILSQDLLDRLETLRDVVVWHRMEHQQRDNVDYSWLYLILLLSHVSSDTALKILKDINAPSWVHQVYHLWRKDKKRVVQTLKEAQRPSEVYRTLKGFPVAFHLLLMTEQEVSKKILLYLDKLRFVKVSPHEFQGLKGKELGEAIEREKMKIMDQSFKIN, encoded by the coding sequence ATGAAGCTGGTTATCTTAGAAGAGGGTGCCGATCTGGACGCCCTCTCCTCTGCCTACGGTGTACTGCTCCTCTATCCAGATGCCTACCTTCTTAAACCCACTTCTCTCTCACAGAAGGCCTCTTTAGTTTTTAAAGAGAAGAGGGACAAGTTCCGTGTGGTGGAAAGTCTGCCCGAAAGGTTCCAACTGATTTTGGTGGACACACACCATGTGGAGGAAATCCTTCAGAGCATAGGCCCAGACAAGGTAGAGGAGGTTTGGGTCTACGACCACCATCCCACCGAGAAGATTTATCCCGGAGAGATCCAGCCGGTGGGAAGTACCACAACCCTCATAGTGGAGGAGATCCTCCGGAAGGGTGTACAGATAACGCCTGAGGATGCTACCCTTCTGGCTCTTGGCATATACGAAGATACGGGAAACCTCACCTACGAAGGTACCACCTACAGAGATGCTATGGCCTTAGCCTGGCTTTTGCAGAAAGGAGCCTCCCTCAGGGAGATACGAAGGTACACGCAGGAGTTTCTCAGCAGAGAACATCTGGAGATTCTCTACAAGAATCTTCACTCTGTAGAGCACCTTTTCATAGGAGATAAGAAAGTTTCCGTACTTCTCCTGAAGGGAGAGGAGTACACTCCGGGTATAGTACCTCTAGTGTACCGTCTTGAAGATATAAGGGACTCTTCTGCTTTCTTCGTACTGGTAGAGGCCGGCAGCAGAGTGTACCTTTTGGGAAGGTCCATAAAGGGTGACCTGGATGTATCCCATGTACTGGAAAAATTCGGTGGGGGTGGTCATTCCTTTGCCGGTGCCGTGAAGTTGGAGGATATTTCCGCAGAACGGATGAAAGCTCTACTTGTTTCTATTCTGAAGGGAGAATGGGTGCCCCTAAGGGTGAGGGACATTATGAGTACTCCCCCCTTTGTGTTACACAAAGATACACCCATACAGTTGGCTTTGGCAGAGCTCTCCGAGAGAAATTTCGCAGGCGCTCCTGTGGTGGACGATATGGGTAAACTGGTGGGTGTCATATATAAGAAGACCCTTCTCAAAGCGGTGAAACTTTTTCCCGATAAACCTGTGTCTGAGTTTATGATACTGGACTTTCATACCCTATCTCCCGATGACTTTGTGTGGAAGACGGAGAAGATCCTCTCCACCTTTGGTGAGAAGCTTATACCTGTGGTGGAGGGAGATAATCTGGTAGGTGTGGTGACACGCTTGGACCTTATTCACACCATCTCCAGACAGATAGACACCCTGAAACCTTATCAGAAGAGGTTACAACTACCCGAACACCTTAAAGAACTGGCTGAAAGAACCGGGCAAATGTGTAAAGAACTGGGATTCAGATGCTATCTGGTGGGAGGCGTTGTCAGAGACCTCCTTTTGGGTAAAAGGGTGTGGGATATAGATTTCGTGGTGGAGGGTGATGCTATAAAGCTGGCACAGAGGTTAGCTCAGTATTACAACGTCAACCTCCATCCCTTTCCTCAGTTTGGCACTGTTCATCTTAAGATAAAAGACATTAAGGTGGAGCTGGCCACCACTCGTCGTGAAACTTATCCTCATCCCGGTGCTTATCCGGTGGTGGAACCTGCTTCTTTAAAGGAGGATCTTCTGCGTAGAGACTTCACCATAAACGCTATGGCTGTGTCAGTGATGGAGGAAGACTTTGGCACCCTCATAGACTACTTCGGAGGGCTGAGGGATCTAAAGGAAGGTCTCATAAGAATCCTCCACCCCATGAGCTTTGTGGAAGATCCGGTGCGCATCCTCAGGGCTCTTAGGTTCGCAGGCAGATTTGGTTTCAAACTCTCCAAGAGTACGGAAAAGGCACTCCTTCACGCTGTCTCTGGAGGGTTCCTCTCTAAAGCACCCGTAGGTAGGTTGATGAACGAACTTAGGTTAGCCCTCAGAGAGGAGAGGTTCATAGAGATCCTCTACCTTTACAAGAAGTACGGTGTCCTGCAGCACCTACTGCCTGACATAATCCTATCGCAGGATCTTCTGGACCGCTTGGAGACACTGAGGGACGTAGTGGTGTGGCACAGAATGGAACATCAGCAGAGAGATAACGTAGATTATTCCTGGTTGTACCTTATTCTCCTCCTCAGTCATGTATCTTCCGATACCGCCCTAAAGATCTTGAAGGACATAAACGCCCCTTCTTGGGTGCATCAGGTTTACCATCTTTGGAGAAAGGATAAAAAAAGAGTGGTGCAGACTCTTAAGGAGGCCCAAAGGCCCTCGGAAGTTTACAGAACTCTAAAAGGTTTTCCCGTTGCCTTCCATCTACTTCTTATGACGGAACAAGAAGTGAGTAAAAAGATTCTCCTTTATCTGGATAAGTTGAGGTTTGTAAAGGTATCACCCCATGAGTTTCAAGGACTGAAGGGAAAAGAGCTGGGTGAAGCCATAGAGAGAGAGAAGATGAAGATCATGGACCAGAGTTTTAAAATTAATTAG
- the secG gene encoding preprotein translocase subunit SecG, translating to MYYFLLVLFLMVAFLLIVVVLLQRSRGDVGTAFGGMGQSVFGPGGVDTILTRITYWLGFLFMALAILLALTHPGRRESLIKDEGAGTSQPASQGKQEGKTPSPSPYPSGNTK from the coding sequence ATGTACTACTTTCTGCTGGTTCTCTTCCTGATGGTAGCATTTCTCCTCATAGTGGTGGTCCTGCTCCAAAGAAGCAGAGGAGACGTAGGGACGGCTTTCGGCGGGATGGGACAAAGCGTGTTCGGCCCGGGTGGCGTAGACACTATCCTGACACGGATCACTTACTGGCTGGGTTTTCTGTTTATGGCTTTAGCTATATTGTTGGCTTTGACACACCCCGGCAGAAGGGAATCTTTAATAAAGGATGAAGGTGCTGGAACTTCTCAACCTGCATCCCAAGGTAAGCAAGAGGGAAAAACACCTTCTCCTAGCCCATATCCTTCAGGTAACACCAAGTGA